In Sphingomonas sp. KC8, the sequence ATGCCCACCGCCAGCGCCACGATCAGGCGAAGCTGGACGGGCACCTGCGGACTGCCGAACACCGGGGCTGCCAGAAACGCGGCCCCCGGCCGGATCATCGCCAGCATCCACAGCCACAACTGCGCCTCGACCCCGGCAAAGCCGGCGGGCATCATCGCATCAGATCCGGGATACGCGCGAACATGTCGCGGGCGAAATCCGCGACCAGCAACAGGATCGCTCCGCCGAAAATGGCCAGCGCGATGCCGACGATGATCAGCTTGGGCACGAAACTCAGCGTCTGTTCGTTGATCGATGTCGCGGCCTGGATCATACCGAGGATCAGGCCGGCGGCCAGTGCCGGGATCAGGATCGGCGCGGAAGCCAGAGCCAGCACCCACAAGGCCTGCTGCGCCACGCCGACGAAATAATCGGGGT encodes:
- the fliQ gene encoding flagellar biosynthesis protein FliQ, with protein sequence MADPDYFVGVAQQALWVLALASAPILIPALAAGLILGMIQAATSINEQTLSFVPKLIIVGIALAIFGGAILLLVADFARDMFARIPDLMR